Within Futiania mangrovi, the genomic segment GCTGGGCGGTGCCCGACCACAAGGTGTTCGACGCCGAAGGGGCGGAGCGGCACTGGACGCGCCTGCTCACGCTCTTCGCAGAGACGCTGAAGGTCTGAACCAGCCGTCCGCGCTATTTCCGCGCGGCGAAGAAGGCCTTGATGGCGGCCTGCATCTCCGGCGTGCGGCCCGCCGCATCCTGCAGGTCGCGCTCCGTGTCGAGCGCGTCGTCGAGGCCCACGTCGCCTGCCTGCGCGATCAGCTTCTTGGTGCCCGCGATCGCGTGCGGGGCGAGCGTGGCGAGTTTCTTCGCGACCGCGTCGGCTTCCCCGGCGAGCGCTGCATCCTCCACCACCTTCCAGACGAGGCCCCAGTCGCACGCCTGCTCCGCCCCGATCCGGTCGCCGAGCAGCATCATGCCCGCGGCGCGCATCCGGCCCATCATCTGCGTGAGGAACAGCGTGTTGCCCGCGTCCGGCACGAGCGCGATGCCCACGAACGGTTCGTAGAAGAAGGCCGACTTCGCCGCCAGAACGATGTCGGCGGCGAGCGCGATGCCGACCGCGGCGCCGGCGCACGGGCCGTTGACCGCTGCGACGATCGGCAGGGGCGAATGCCGCATCTGGCGGACCAGCGGATTGAAATGCGCCTCCAGCACATGGCCGAGGTCGGGCGTCGTCCCCTCCGCGAGGGTCGAGAGGTCGTAGCCCGCGCCGAACGCGCGCCCCTCGCCCGTCAGGATCACGGCGCACACGTCCGGGTCGTCCTCTGCGCGCGCCAGGGCGTGGCCGATCTGGTCGGCCGTCTCGTTGCGGAAGGCGTTGAGCTTGTCGGGCCGCGCGAGTGCGATACGCGCGACCCCGTCCCCCGTCGCGTAGCTGATGTCGGAATAGCCGGTCATGCGCGCGTGCTCCCTCGTCGATTGGCTCGTCAGCTGGCGGTCTTGAGCCGCCATTCCAGTTGCGGAAGCCGGTCTACGCCGAAGAAGCCCTCCCCGTCGAGCACGAAGAAGGGTGCGCCGATGGCCCCGTCGGCAGCCGCCCGGTCCACGGCGGCGAACAGGCGGGCCTTGGCGTCCGCGCCCGTCATCCCCTCCGACACGAAGGCCCCGTCATGGCCGAGGGACTCCGCCACCTCCCGTACGACCGTTTCTTCCGAGATGTCGCGGCCATGCAGCATGTAGGCCTCGAACACCGCGCGGCCGAAGACGCGTGCCGCCGCCACATCCGTCTCCGCGATGGTGTGATAGAGCCGCGCGGGCAGGACGGAAGACACGGGGATTCGCTCCGGATGCCGGTAGGGCACCCCGAGGAATGCCGCCGACCGCACCATGTCCGCCATCAGGTAGGCCGTGCGCACGGGCGAGGCGAGCGGCGGGTGGATGCCTTGCGCCTTCAGCACGGCCCAGTTCGGCACCGGGTTCCAGACGATCTCGCGCCCGTGTTCGGCGGCGATCCGGTCGGCGGCGTCGAGCGCGAACCAGGAATAGGGCGAGGCGAGGTCGAGGTGCAGGGTGATCGGGCTTGCCATGGTCAGAACCGGAAGACGCCGTAGCCCGGATCGACCGGCGGCGCGTTGAGTGCGGCGGAGATGGCGACGCCCAGCGCGTTGCGCGTGTCGACGGGGTCGAGGATGCCGTCGTCCCACAGGTTCGAGGTCGAGTAATAGGCCGACAATTGCTCCTGGTAGGCCGCGCGCGTCTGCGCCCACAGCGCGTCGACCACGGCCTGGTCGACCTCACCGCCATTGCGGCGCATCTGGTTGACCTTCACCTCCGCCAGCGTGTTCGCCGCCTGGTCGCCGCCCATGACGCCGATCTGGTGGTTTGGCCAGGCAAAGAGCAGCCGCCCGTCGAAGGCGCGTCCGCACATGCCGTAATTGCCCGCACCGAAAGACCCGTTGCACATGACCGTGAACTTCGGCACGTGCGAGCAGCTTTGCGCCATGATCATCTTGGCGCCGTCCTTGGTGATGCCGGCGCGCTCGTAGGCGCGGCCCACCATGTAGCCGGTGATGTTCTGCAGGAAGACGAGCGGCGTGTTGTTCTGGTTGCACAGCTCCATGAAGTGCGCGCCCTTCAGCGAGCTGTCGTTGAACAGCACACCGTTGTTGGCGAGGATGCCGACCTTGAAGCCCCAGATGTGCGCATAGCCGCAGACGAGCGTGGTGCCATAGTCCGGCTGATATTCGTGGAAGCGGCTGCCGTCGACGATGCGGGCGATGACCTCGCGCATGTCGAACTGCGTCTTGATGTCGTCGGGTACGATCCCGTAGAGCTCCTCCGGGTCGTAGGCGGGGTCTTCCGGCGTCTCGCGCTGGATGTCCCACTTCTTGGGGCGCTCCCATTGGGCGACGATCTCGCGCCCGATCAGGATCGCCTCGTCCTCGGACGACGCCGCGTAGTCGCAGGTGCCGCTGACGGTCGTGTGCATGTCGGCGCCGCCCAGCTCCTCGACCGTGACCTCCTCGCCCGTTGCCGCCCGCACCAGGGGCGGCCCGCCGAGGAACACCGCGCCCGTGCCGCGCACGATGACGTTGTAGTCCGACAGGCCCGGGATGTAGGCGCCGCCCGCCGTGCAGTGTCCGAAGACGAGGGCAAGCTGCTTGCAGCCGAGCTTCGACAGGATCGACTGGTTCCGGAACACGCGCCCGCCCATGTACTTGTCGGGGAAGAGGTCGGCCTGAAGCTGCAGGAAGCCGCCCGCGGAATCGCACAGGTGCACGACCGGCAGCCGGTTCTCGATCGCGATGTCGAGGCAGCGGACGATCTTCTTCACCGTCAGCGGGTACCAGGCCCCGCCCTTCACGGTCGGGTCGTCGGCGTGGATCATCACCTCGCGGCCCGAGATCACCCCGATGCCGGTGATGCAGCTCGCCGACGGCGACTCGCCGCCATAGGACATGTTGGCCGCGAGCGATGACAGCTCCAGGAACGGTGTGCCGGGGTCGAGCAGCTTCTCCAGCCGCTCGCGCGGGCGCATCTTGCCCTGGCGCGCGAGCCGGTCGAGGTCGCGCTGCGGACGGATATGGCGGGCCGCCTCCTGCTTCTCGCGGAAGATGCGGACAAGCTCCCGGTTGTGGGCGGCGTTGCGCCGGAAGTCCGCGCCCGACGGGCTGATCATCGACTGGATCTTTCGCATCGGTTCAGTCTCCGTCCGCCAGCGGTTCGAGGCGGGCGACCACCTCGTCCTTGTCGAAGGTCTCGCCCGCGCGCTTCAGGACCTCGGCGACGACGCCGTCGCGGGGCGCGGGCAGGGCGGTCTGCAGCTTCATGCTCTCGATGGTGAGCACTGTCTCGCCGCGCGCGACCGCCTCGCCCGGCTGCTTCTGGACCGAAACGACGGCCCCCGGCATCGGCGCGTGGATGTCGTCGTGGCCGCCGCCCGCGCGCTCCGCCTCCTCGCGCGGGTCGATGACCTCGATGTCGAATGTGCGCCCCCCGATCCGGACGTGGCGCAGGCCGCCCGCGCCTGCGTGGACGAGCGCCACATGTTCCCCGTCGAGCGTCATGTCGCGCGCGCCTGCGCCGGCTCCCGGCACCGCCTCGACCGTGCGCAGCCGCCCGTCGATGCGTAGCACGAGATGCGGCCTGCGGCGCACGATCTCGATGTCGTGTTCGGCCCCATCGAGGGTGAGTTTCACCGCCATCGCTCAGTTCCTCCAGAAGCCGATGGAGGCGTGCGGCTCCGGCGTGCCGAGCGCGAGGTCCCGGAACGCGGGCGTCGCCAGCGCCGCCGCGATCAACGCCGCGTCGCGCGTGCGCGCGTCCGCCGCGCCCGCCGCCAGCGCCCCGGCATGTTCCGCCACGAAGCCCGTATGCAGCCGCCCGTCCGCGAAGGCCGGGTGCCCGATCACGCGCGCCAGATAGTCGATGTTGGTCTTCACGCCGAGCAGATGGAGGTTCGAGAGTGCCTCCAGCGTGCGCGCGACGGCCTCGCCCCGGTCGGCCCCGTGCACGACCAGCTTGGCGAGCATCGGGTCGAAGTCGGCGGTGACCTTCTGCCCTTCTGCCAGCGCGCTCTCGAACCGGATCCAGGGCGCGCGCGGCACCGAGAGAAGGCGGATCGCTCCCGTCTCCGGCATGAAGTCGCGGTCGGGGTCCTCCGCGCAGATGCGGCACTCGATGGCGTGGCCTTGGGTGCGCACGCCGTCCTGCGCCACGGGCAGGCCCTCGCCCGCGGCAATCGCGATCTGGGCCGCGACGAGGTCGAGGCCCGCGATCATCTCGGTCACCGGATGCTCGACCTGCAGGCGCGTGTTCATTTCCAGAAAGAAGAAGCGTCCGTCGGCGCCCAGGATGAACTCGACCGTGCCCGCGTTGCGGTAGTTCGAGGCGCTGGCGAGGCGGACTGCCGCCGCGCAGATCTCGTCGCGCAAGGGTGCGGGCAGGTTCGCCGCGGGCGCTTCCTCCACGATCTTCTGGAAGCGGCGCTGGATCGAACATTCGCGCTCGAACACGTGGATCGCGTTCCCTGAGCCGTCGCCCAGCACCTGCACCTCGATGTGGCGGGGCTCCTCGACATAGACCTCGGCATAGATGCGCCCGTCGCCGAAATAGCGTTCCGCCTCGCTCGCCGCGATGCGGGCCGCTTCCCTCAGGCCGGCGGCGTCGCGCACGATGCTGATGCCCTTGCCGCCGCCGCCCGCCGCCGCCTTGATGAGCAGCGGGAAGCCGATCTTCTCCGCCGCCGCGATGAAGGCGTCGAGGTCGCCGTCCGACAGCGCCGAGGGGGCGACCGGCACGCCGTGCTTCTCCGCGAAGGTGCGGGCCGAGATCTTGTCGCCCATCAGCGCGATCACGTCCGCGTCAGGCCCGATGAAGACGAGGCCTGCTTCCGCAACCGCGCGTGCAAAGCCCGCGTTCTCCGACAGGAAGCCATAGCCGGGGTGGATCGCCTGCGCCCCCGTCCTCTGCGCAGCCGCGATGATCTGCGCGCCGTCGAGGTGGGCTGCGACCGGCGTCTCGCCTGTGATCTCCACCGCCTCGTCGGCCATCAGGACGTGCGGGCTCTTCGCCTCCACTGCGTGATGGATGGCAACCGACGCGATGCCGAGGTCGCGCAAGGTCCGCATGACGCGCACGGCGATCTCGCCGCGGTTGGCGATCAGCACCTTGGCGAAGGGGCGCGCGCTCATGCTGCGTCCTCCACCGCCTCGCCGGCCCAGGCGCTCAAGGGGCCGCCCGGCGCCACCCAGTCGGCGGGCACCGGCACGGGCATGTCGAGCAGGATCTGGGCATAGGTCTTGCCTTGGGGGTCGTGGCGCAGAGATGCGACGCCGCCGCCGCCCAGCGCCTCGCGCAGCAGCAGGTTGAGGCCGTCTACACCCGGCCAGTCGAAGCGGGTGACCTCGCCTGCGAACAGATGCCCCATCCAGCGGTGGACGGCGTCCTCTGTCACGGCGGCGCGGATCAGGGGCAGGAAGGCCGCCTCGCGCGCCAGGATGCCGATGTTCGCCATGTCGCCCTTGTCGCCGGAGCGTCCGTGCGCCAGCGCGATCAGCGGCACGCGCACGCGGGGTCCGTCCGTCGCGGCGCTCTCCGCGGCCTGCGTCTGGCTGGCGGGTTCGGGCTCGGCGTTGGGAATGTGGATGGGGATCGCTTCGCGGCGGTCGCCGATTTCGATCTCGACTGGCACGTCGGCCTTGTCGGCGAGAAATGAGAACAGCCGCACCACCGGCTGCGGCGTGGGCCTGCCGCCCGCGAAGCCCGTGATGCCCTGCGCCATCGCCGTCGCCGCGGGGTAGATCTCCCGCGCGAAGATGTCGAGCGCCTCGCGCGATGCGTGCCGCACGCCGATCTTCAGGATCACCTCGCGCGCGTCCCTGGCCCGACTTGCGGGACCGTAGAGTGTCTCGGCCCCCAGCACCTCGATGGAGGTCTCGCTGAAGCCCGGATGCCCCGCCGCTGCCATCAGGCGCGTGGCGCGGGCAAGGATCGCCGCGCCCACACGTTCGGCCTTCGCGACCGCGTCGCGGCCCGCGATCATCATGGTGACGCTCGCCCGCCAGCCGTCGGGGTAGGTGGCGCTGACCTTGTAGCTGCGCGTCGGCGCGCGGCCCTTGGCGCCGCTCACACGGACGCGGTCCGGTCCCTCCTGCGTCAGCGTTACGCCGCGCCAGTCGCAGGTGACGTCGGGCAGCACATAGGACGCCGGGTCGCCCACCTCGTAGACCATCTGTTCCGCCACCGTACGGGTCGTCACCTTGCCGCCGGTCCCCTCGGGCTTGGTCAGCACGAAGCTGCCGTTGCCCGCGCACTCGGCGACCGGAAAGCCCATGCGGTCCCAGCCCTCGATCTCCTCCCAGTCGGTGAAGATGCCGCCCGTGGTCTGCGTGCCGCATTCGAGGATGTGCCCGGCGAGGCTGCCTGCCGACAAGAGGTCGTGGTCGGTCTCCCGCCAGCCGAACTCGTGGATCAGCGGCCCCAGCGCCAGCGCGCTGTCGACGCAGCGCCCGGTGACGACCACGTCGGCCCCGCGCGCCAAGGCCTGCGCGATGGGGAAGGCGCCGAGATAGGCGTTCACGCTGGTCAGTTTCGCGGGCAGGGCAGCGCCGGTGAACATCTCGCGCGTGCCTTTCGCGCGCAAGGCGTCCACCCGGTCCGAGAGGTCGTCGCCGTGCACGACCGCGACCTTCAGGGGCACGCCCGCCTCCGCGAAGGCTGCTTCCAGCGCGGCCTTGCAGGCGTCCGGGTTCACGCCGCCCGCATTGGTCACAACCTTGATGCCCTTCGCGGCGATCTCGTGCGCGAGCGGTGCCATCACGTGGCTCACGAAGTCGGTGGCGTAGCCAAGCTCCGGCTTCTTCGCCTTCATCCGGGCGAGGATCGACATGGTGATCTCGGCCAGGTAATCGAGGATCAGGTAGTCGATGCCGCCGTCGCGCACGAGTTGGGCGGGCCCCTCCGGCGTGTCGCCCCAGAAGCCCGCGCCGCCGCCGATGCGGACGATTTTCCCCTTGCCGCTCATTGCCCGGTCCAGTTCGGGGCGCGCTTGCCGGCGAAGGCCGCGAAGCCCTCGCGCGCGTCCTCGGTACGGGCCATGTTGGCGAGCATGAACTGCGCGTATTCCAGCGCGGCATCCGTGCCCATCTCCCGGATTCGGTTCAGCCCCTGCTTGCCGAGGCGGATGCCGGTCGGGGACTTGGTGGCGATGCGGTTGGCGAGCCAGGCGGTCTTTGCGTCAAGCTCCGCCGCCGGGACCGCATAGTTGACCAGCCGGTCGGCCACGCCGTCGGCTGCCGTGATCGGCTCGCCGGTCAGGCACAGTTCCATCATCAGCCGGTAGGGGATGGTGCGCAGCAGATAGGGCAGGATCATCATGGGGAACAGGCCGACCTTGACCTCGGAGACGCCAAGCAGCGCATCCTCGCGCGCCACCACCACGTCGCAGGCCGACACGAGGCCAAGCCCGCCCGCCAGCGCATGGCCGTTCAGCTTCGCGATCAGCGGCAGGCGGCAGGCATCCATCCGCCGCAGCAGGTCGGCGACATAGTGCTTCGGGTCGGCGGCATCGATGGTGAAGGGGCTGCCGTCGGCGGCGGGTTGCAGGTCGCCGCCCGCGCAAAACGCCTTGTCGCCCGCGCCGCTCAGCACGATGCAGCGCACCTCGCGGTCGGCCTCCGCTGCATCCAGCGCGGCCACGATGCCGCGGGCCACGTCGGCGTTCAGCGCATTGCGCCGCTCCGGCCGGTTGATGACGACGGTCAGGACGGCACCGTCCCGTTGCGTCTGCACGACATCGCTCATGCCGATCCTCCCAAGCCTGTTTCGCGGGCGTTCTTGGCCGCTCCGGCTGCGCCCGCTTTCCCTCTAAATGACTTCAATTCAGCAATTCTGTCAATCGGCGCGGTGGGCACGGCAAGCAAGTGGCAGGCACGCTTCTGTCCTGCAGGATTTTCAGATCTTGCGGGCGCGTTTTCGGGGCACTCCTGCGCCTGATGGCCACAGCCTCGCTCTGCTTGACTGATGAAGCCTGTTCATTATAGCGTTTCGGAAACACCAACAGCCGATGCCGCGATGGTCCTGCGGGCCGCGCTTGCCAGGCGTCAGGCGGACGAGAGGGAGGGGTGGCATGGGTGTGCCGGGGCAGCTTCAGAACGCGCCGCGCGATCCGAATTTCGACCTGACGGACGATCAGCAGGCCATCCTCGACCAGGTGGACCGCTTCTCGAAGGCGGAGCTTTACGGCCTCGCGCCGCGTATGGATGCGGAGGAGTGGTGGCCGGAGGACGTGTTCCCGAAGATCGGCGCGGCCGGCTTCCTTGGCGTCACGGTGCCGGAGGAGTATGGCGGCGTCGGCCTCGACCTCGTGGCGCAGGGCCTGGTCGCGCATGGCATGGCGCGCTGGAACCACGCGCTGACGCTGTCGGTGGTGGCGCACGACAATCTCTGTGTGAACAACATCTACCGGAACGGGAACGAGGCGCAGCGGCGCAAGTACCTGCCCGACCTGTGCGCAGGCAAGGCGATCGGCGCGCTGGGCCTGACCGAACCGGGCGCGGGGTCGGACGCGCTGGGCTCCATGCGCACGACGGCGCGGCGGGACGGCGACACCTGGGTGCTCAACGGGTCCAAGATCTACATCACCAACGGGCCCGTCGCCGACGTGCTGCTGGTCTATGCCAAGACCTCGCCGGAGAAGGGCGCGCACGGCATTTCCGCCTTCATCGTCGAGAAGGATTTTCCCGGCTTCAAGGTCGCGCAGAAGCTGACCAAGATGGGCTATCGCGGCAGCCAGACGGCAGAGCTTCTGTTCGACAATTGCGTCGTGCCGGCGGAGAACCTCGTGGGCGAGGTGGACAAGGGCGTCGCCGTGGTGATGAGCGGCCTCGACCTCGAGCGTGCGATGATCTCTCCGATCTGCCTCGGCATCGCCGAGCGGGCGCTGGAATTGTCCGTCGACTACGCCCAGACGCGCCAGCAGTTCGGCAAGCCCATCGGCAGCTTCCAGATGGTGCAATCCATGCTGGCGGAGATGTACGTCTCCATAGAGGCCATGCGCGGCTTCACCTACCGCACGCTGGCCGCCGCGGCGGCGCTGGAGATCGGCGAGGGCGGGCGCGGCGACATCCACGCGCTGACCGCGGCCTCGGTGATGTTCTGTGCGCAGGCGACGCACGACGTGCTCGACCGCGCGATGCAGGTCCACGGCGGCAGCGGCTACATCTGGGAGTCGGAGATCAACCGTCTCTACCGTTCCATCAAGCTGCTGGAGATCGGCGCGGGCACGACCGAGGTGCGCAAGATGATCATCGCGGGCGAGCTTCTGCGGGACATGCGCCGCAATGGCTGACACGCCCGGCGCGGAGCGGAGCTTCGGCCTCGACGACGCCGATCTCGCGGTCCATCCGACGATCTACGCCCCGGACGCCTTTGCCGGGCAGACCGTGCTCGTCACCGGCGGCGCGGGCGGGATCGGCCGGGCGGTCGCCTGGCTGCTCGGGCGGCTGGGCGCGCGCGTCGTCATGGCGGGCCGCGATCCGGAGAAGCTGGAGGGAGCGGCGGCCGCCATGCGCGCCCGCGGGCTCGCCGTGCGTGCCCACGCCGTGGACATCCGCGAGCCCGATGCCGTGCAGGCGCTCTTCGACGGCATCGCCGCGGAGGAGGGCCACATCGACATGCTGGTCAACAGCGCCGGCGGCCAGTTCCCGAAGGAGGCGATCGACATTCCGGCGAAGGGCTGGAACGCGGTCGTGAACACCAACCTCAACGGCACCTGGCATGCCATGCAGGCCGCCGCCCGCGCCTGGCGCGACGCGGAGAGGCCCGGCAGCATCGTGAACATCGTCGTGGTCACCACGCACGGGCTCTACGGTGTCGCGCACACGGTCGCGGCCCGGTCGGGTGTCGTGGGCCTCAGCCGGACGCTGGCGGTCGAATGGGCGCCGCTCGGCATCCGCGTGAACTGCATCGCGCCCGGCGCGATCGAGACGCCCGGCTGGCGGGTCTATTCGCCGGAGGCCGTCGCTACCTACGCGACCTCCAACCCGATGATGCGCAACGGCACCGTCTGGGAGATCGCGGAGGCGGTCGCCTATCTCGGCGGGCCGTCCGCCGCCTATGTCACGGGCGAGGTGCTGAACGTCGCGGGCGGCGCGCAGCTCTGGGGCGAAACATGGACGGTGCCGAAGCCCGGCTATTTCAAGCTTTGAGGCCGCCGGGTGCGTTGGTTGCGAGCCGTTCGAGCCGGTCGGCCGCCTTCTCCACCCTCGCGGCGGCCCGGCTCAGCCGGTCCTCTTCCGGCGCCGCCTCCGGCGCGGCGGCCAGCGCCCGGTAGATCATGTCGGTGATGCCGTCGACCGTCGCGGCGAGGTCGAAATCCTTCTCGTTGCGCAGATAGCCCCAGGTCCGGTGCTCGATCCCCCCGTAGATCATGTCGCGGACCAGCGAGGGCGAGACGTCGGGGCGGAACTCCCCCGATGCGATGCCCTCGCGCACCACGTCGAGAATGTGTTGGGTATAGGCCTGGTTCAGCTTGAACAGCCGGCTGGCGCGGTAATCGGGGTCGGCGCGCAGTTGCAGGAGGACAAGGCGGCTGAGGCCGGGCTCGCGCCGGATCGACATCAGGTGCTCGTGAATGATGTAGCGGATCCGGTTCCTGGTTCCCTCGACCGCAGAGAACTGCTCTTCGCTGGCGGCGAGCATCTGCTCGTACCAGTTCTCCACGACGCGCACCAGAAGGTCCCGCTTGTTGACGAAGAAGCGGTAGATGCTGCCCTCGACGACGCCTGCGCGCTCCGCGATCTCCGAGATCAGCGCGTCGTTGTAGCCGCGTTCGGTGAACACTTCCCGCGCCGCGGCCATGATGTCCGCTATGCGCTTTTCCGGCGGCAGGCGGTTGATCTGACGCTTGAGCCTGCCCTGGGCCGCTGGCTTTGTCATCGCGGGAACTCGCTCGTCCGTTGGGGCGCGGGGTCGAAGGGGCGGAAAACGCCACGAATGCGCATGCTGCGTCAAGGCAGGGGAATTCGATCCCCTACCAAGTGATCCCCGTTCATTTGCTGGTCAGTCTGGGCCCTCCCGCAGCCCGCGTCAAGAAATGCTGCGCTGCGGTACAAATGCCGCGATGCTGCACGTTCCACAGTCTGCGCGGGCATTGACAGAAATAAATGAGTACTATTCAATAAATGCTTCGGGAAGACGGCTATCAAGGCCGCATCCCCCGATGGGAGGAGAGATTTCGTGGCAAGTGGGCGCAGTTCCCGTCCGTCTGGAGTCCGTCCGGTGCCCGGCAATCGGGCCGTCTGCGGTCGCGGCCATGCGCGCGCCTGACGCAAGCGCCCCGCCGGCCGAACCTGTCCTGTCCTGCCGGGGCATAGAGCGGTCGTTC encodes:
- a CDS encoding enoyl-CoA hydratase-related protein; its protein translation is MTGYSDISYATGDGVARIALARPDKLNAFRNETADQIGHALARAEDDPDVCAVILTGEGRAFGAGYDLSTLAEGTTPDLGHVLEAHFNPLVRQMRHSPLPIVAAVNGPCAGAAVGIALAADIVLAAKSAFFYEPFVGIALVPDAGNTLFLTQMMGRMRAAGMMLLGDRIGAEQACDWGLVWKVVEDAALAGEADAVAKKLATLAPHAIAGTKKLIAQAGDVGLDDALDTERDLQDAAGRTPEMQAAIKAFFAARK
- a CDS encoding 2-hydroxychromene-2-carboxylate isomerase, coding for MASPITLHLDLASPYSWFALDAADRIAAEHGREIVWNPVPNWAVLKAQGIHPPLASPVRTAYLMADMVRSAAFLGVPYRHPERIPVSSVLPARLYHTIAETDVAAARVFGRAVFEAYMLHGRDISEETVVREVAESLGHDGAFVSEGMTGADAKARLFAAVDRAAADGAIGAPFFVLDGEGFFGVDRLPQLEWRLKTAS
- a CDS encoding acyl-CoA carboxylase subunit beta, producing MRKIQSMISPSGADFRRNAAHNRELVRIFREKQEAARHIRPQRDLDRLARQGKMRPRERLEKLLDPGTPFLELSSLAANMSYGGESPSASCITGIGVISGREVMIHADDPTVKGGAWYPLTVKKIVRCLDIAIENRLPVVHLCDSAGGFLQLQADLFPDKYMGGRVFRNQSILSKLGCKQLALVFGHCTAGGAYIPGLSDYNVIVRGTGAVFLGGPPLVRAATGEEVTVEELGGADMHTTVSGTCDYAASSEDEAILIGREIVAQWERPKKWDIQRETPEDPAYDPEELYGIVPDDIKTQFDMREVIARIVDGSRFHEYQPDYGTTLVCGYAHIWGFKVGILANNGVLFNDSSLKGAHFMELCNQNNTPLVFLQNITGYMVGRAYERAGITKDGAKMIMAQSCSHVPKFTVMCNGSFGAGNYGMCGRAFDGRLLFAWPNHQIGVMGGDQAANTLAEVKVNQMRRNGGEVDQAVVDALWAQTRAAYQEQLSAYYSTSNLWDDGILDPVDTRNALGVAISAALNAPPVDPGYGVFRF
- a CDS encoding biotin/lipoyl-containing protein, producing MAVKLTLDGAEHDIEIVRRRPHLVLRIDGRLRTVEAVPGAGAGARDMTLDGEHVALVHAGAGGLRHVRIGGRTFDIEVIDPREEAERAGGGHDDIHAPMPGAVVSVQKQPGEAVARGETVLTIESMKLQTALPAPRDGVVAEVLKRAGETFDKDEVVARLEPLADGD
- a CDS encoding acetyl-CoA carboxylase biotin carboxylase subunit yields the protein MSARPFAKVLIANRGEIAVRVMRTLRDLGIASVAIHHAVEAKSPHVLMADEAVEITGETPVAAHLDGAQIIAAAQRTGAQAIHPGYGFLSENAGFARAVAEAGLVFIGPDADVIALMGDKISARTFAEKHGVPVAPSALSDGDLDAFIAAAEKIGFPLLIKAAAGGGGKGISIVRDAAGLREAARIAASEAERYFGDGRIYAEVYVEEPRHIEVQVLGDGSGNAIHVFERECSIQRRFQKIVEEAPAANLPAPLRDEICAAAVRLASASNYRNAGTVEFILGADGRFFFLEMNTRLQVEHPVTEMIAGLDLVAAQIAIAAGEGLPVAQDGVRTQGHAIECRICAEDPDRDFMPETGAIRLLSVPRAPWIRFESALAEGQKVTADFDPMLAKLVVHGADRGEAVARTLEALSNLHLLGVKTNIDYLARVIGHPAFADGRLHTGFVAEHAGALAAGAADARTRDAALIAAALATPAFRDLALGTPEPHASIGFWRN
- a CDS encoding acyclic terpene utilization AtuA family protein; translation: MSGKGKIVRIGGGAGFWGDTPEGPAQLVRDGGIDYLILDYLAEITMSILARMKAKKPELGYATDFVSHVMAPLAHEIAAKGIKVVTNAGGVNPDACKAALEAAFAEAGVPLKVAVVHGDDLSDRVDALRAKGTREMFTGAALPAKLTSVNAYLGAFPIAQALARGADVVVTGRCVDSALALGPLIHEFGWRETDHDLLSAGSLAGHILECGTQTTGGIFTDWEEIEGWDRMGFPVAECAGNGSFVLTKPEGTGGKVTTRTVAEQMVYEVGDPASYVLPDVTCDWRGVTLTQEGPDRVRVSGAKGRAPTRSYKVSATYPDGWRASVTMMIAGRDAVAKAERVGAAILARATRLMAAAGHPGFSETSIEVLGAETLYGPASRARDAREVILKIGVRHASREALDIFAREIYPAATAMAQGITGFAGGRPTPQPVVRLFSFLADKADVPVEIEIGDRREAIPIHIPNAEPEPASQTQAAESAATDGPRVRVPLIALAHGRSGDKGDMANIGILAREAAFLPLIRAAVTEDAVHRWMGHLFAGEVTRFDWPGVDGLNLLLREALGGGGVASLRHDPQGKTYAQILLDMPVPVPADWVAPGGPLSAWAGEAVEDAA
- a CDS encoding enoyl-CoA hydratase-related protein, whose protein sequence is MSDVVQTQRDGAVLTVVINRPERRNALNADVARGIVAALDAAEADREVRCIVLSGAGDKAFCAGGDLQPAADGSPFTIDAADPKHYVADLLRRMDACRLPLIAKLNGHALAGGLGLVSACDVVVAREDALLGVSEVKVGLFPMMILPYLLRTIPYRLMMELCLTGEPITAADGVADRLVNYAVPAAELDAKTAWLANRIATKSPTGIRLGKQGLNRIREMGTDAALEYAQFMLANMARTEDAREGFAAFAGKRAPNWTGQ
- a CDS encoding acyl-CoA dehydrogenase family protein; this translates as MGVPGQLQNAPRDPNFDLTDDQQAILDQVDRFSKAELYGLAPRMDAEEWWPEDVFPKIGAAGFLGVTVPEEYGGVGLDLVAQGLVAHGMARWNHALTLSVVAHDNLCVNNIYRNGNEAQRRKYLPDLCAGKAIGALGLTEPGAGSDALGSMRTTARRDGDTWVLNGSKIYITNGPVADVLLVYAKTSPEKGAHGISAFIVEKDFPGFKVAQKLTKMGYRGSQTAELLFDNCVVPAENLVGEVDKGVAVVMSGLDLERAMISPICLGIAERALELSVDYAQTRQQFGKPIGSFQMVQSMLAEMYVSIEAMRGFTYRTLAAAAALEIGEGGRGDIHALTAASVMFCAQATHDVLDRAMQVHGGSGYIWESEINRLYRSIKLLEIGAGTTEVRKMIIAGELLRDMRRNG
- a CDS encoding SDR family oxidoreductase, whose amino-acid sequence is MADTPGAERSFGLDDADLAVHPTIYAPDAFAGQTVLVTGGAGGIGRAVAWLLGRLGARVVMAGRDPEKLEGAAAAMRARGLAVRAHAVDIREPDAVQALFDGIAAEEGHIDMLVNSAGGQFPKEAIDIPAKGWNAVVNTNLNGTWHAMQAAARAWRDAERPGSIVNIVVVTTHGLYGVAHTVAARSGVVGLSRTLAVEWAPLGIRVNCIAPGAIETPGWRVYSPEAVATYATSNPMMRNGTVWEIAEAVAYLGGPSAAYVTGEVLNVAGGAQLWGETWTVPKPGYFKL
- a CDS encoding TetR/AcrR family transcriptional regulator, whose amino-acid sequence is MTKPAAQGRLKRQINRLPPEKRIADIMAAAREVFTERGYNDALISEIAERAGVVEGSIYRFFVNKRDLLVRVVENWYEQMLAASEEQFSAVEGTRNRIRYIIHEHLMSIRREPGLSRLVLLQLRADPDYRASRLFKLNQAYTQHILDVVREGIASGEFRPDVSPSLVRDMIYGGIEHRTWGYLRNEKDFDLAATVDGITDMIYRALAAAPEAAPEEDRLSRAAARVEKAADRLERLATNAPGGLKA